The following proteins come from a genomic window of Sesamum indicum cultivar Zhongzhi No. 13 linkage group LG10, S_indicum_v1.0, whole genome shotgun sequence:
- the LOC105172285 gene encoding uncharacterized protein LOC105172285, giving the protein MRDPQEHVAAFEMVMNLYGQSAPIMAKLFATTLTGKAQEWFTNLPRGSIESYEQLVQKFNFHFASKKKQKRSVTHLFNIRQREDETLKNFMGRFNNETLEVQELRIDMLVSILIHGLRKGSFASALTRDPPYDVEQLMAIAQKYIDEEEMNAMKDSERREREYIPRRPHDGRGGNDKPKTEKRKEPKYVPKYHNYTPLAMSREKALMMVENADVLKWPRHTRYTPTKKMSNKYCRFHRERGHSTEECYQLKDEIERLVRQGHFRDRVPPNCKIGGGGRRSRSRSPDRDRNPGPSRTDKPPMGGNNAPTKGVIYTIAGGSTAGDSGRTRKRCARTAGLVRQKEFVLKVEGEEAISFNSSDRLEDGGENDPMVIKLDIANFTVHKVLIDSGSSADIIFKNIVDRMGLENARLEPVKTPLVGFGGSEVASLGTIELPVSMGEEPKRKTLMVKFLVVDTPFTYNVILGRPGLNSFRAVISTYHMKMKFPTEYGIGEVSCDQKEARKCYNLSVKGEPRSKKQKVREDAEPRPYEAEHLKPSEEYKAIQLATEDPSKTTRIGSSLNEGEMAMIDFLRKNADMFAWSPSDFTGIDPEVIVHRLNVDPTARPVQQRKRNFSKEKNDAIRQEVEKLLKAGYISEIQYTNWLSNVVLIPKSSGKWRMCVDFTDLNKACPKDPYPLPRIDTMVDSTAGFELFSMMDAYQGYHQIQLAEEDRDKTSFVTDKGIYCYNMMPFGLKNAGATYQRLVNKMFGDLLGRTMEVYVDDMLVKSKRSQDHIEDLSQAFSIMRSHGMKLNPDKCTFGVTGGKFLGYMISERGIEANPEKIQAIMGLRSPSSIKDMQKLTGKIASLGRFISRSADRSLPFFKALRKPKSFAWTQECEQALQELKEYLTKPPLLANPKEGETLFLYLGVSENAVSSVLIREEANNQNPVYYVSKMLQGAELRYSEMEKLALALVVTARKLRPYFQSHKVIVLTNHPLKHVMSRPEASGRLIKWAVELGQHDIEYQPRTAQKAQVLADFITELSSDPKEPDAPDHTCSKWMLHVDGSSNANNGGAGVLIQGPKGVEIEVAARLSFPVTNNEAEYEALVLGLELAYEAGARDLEVFTDSQLIAMQIEGAYETRERTMTRYKEMVQQLMGKFNGCTVSQVPRAENDKADALSKFGAAMDGIRDRKITALVRDRSALASGTEIQVVSEGESWMTEIIRYLGEGILPNDPQAAKRVKFRATRFTMLDGQLYKRTADGPLLKCLEGERALYVMREIHEGSCGNHSGARSLAQKVMRQGFFWPTLVEDSKNLVRKCESCQKYASLIHQPATPLEPIKIACPFDQWGIDIVGPFPPAQAQKKFIIVAIEYFSKWVEAEAVAKISEKEVINFIWKNIKCKFGIPRKSSTSFGRILYADLGRKITEWCKELKIAQHFTAVANPQANGQTEVTNRTILQHLKTRLESKGSWVDELPGVLWAYRTTPRTATGETPFCLVYGTEAIIPAEIGEESQRVMQYEPETNQAERSFDLTVIEEKREAAYARILHHKGLMMKSHDRKMRPRQLQIGDLVLKKVEASKHVGKLEPPWEGPYKVIEIRKKGTYRLQDMQGRDLPRPWNIQNLKKFYA; this is encoded by the exons ATGAGAGACCCTCAGGAGCATGTGGCCGCCTTTGAGATGGTGATGAATCTTTACGGACAGTCAGCCCCGATAATGGCAAAATTGTTCGCGACCACACTGACGGGAAAAGCTCAAGAATGGTTCACGAACCTACCCCGTGGAAGCATCGAGTCCTACGAGCAGCTCGTGCAAAAGTTCAATTTCCATTTTGCGagcaagaagaaacaaaagaggTCGGTCACCCATCTGTTTAACATCCGACAAAGAGAAGACGAGACGCtgaaaaatttcatgggtCGATTCAACAATGAGACCCTGGAGGTGCAAGAGCTGAGGATTGACATGCTTGTGAGTATCCTCATACATGGACTCAGGAAGGGCTCTTTCGCCTCCGCCCTCACGCGCGACCCGCCCTACGATGTGGAGCAACTGATGGCGATAGCGCAGAAGTATATTGACGAAGAGGAGATGAACGCGATGAAAGATTCAGAGCGAAGGGAGCGGGAATATATTCCCAGACGACCTCATGATGGAAGAGGAGGAAATGACAAACCAAAAACGGAGAAACGGAAGGAGCCTAAATACGTGCCAAAATACCACAACTACACTCCCCTAGCCATGTCCCGGGAGAAGGCTCTGATGATGGTAGAAAATGCTGACGTGCTGAAATGGCCTAGACATACGAGGTACACTCCTACCAAGAAgatgtctaacaaatactgcCGCTTTCATCGGGAGAGAGGACACAGCACAGAGGAGTGCTATCAACTGAAGGACGAGATCGAAAGGCTCGTTCGTCAGGGACACTTCCGAGACCGCGTGCCCCCAAATTGTAAGATCGGCGGGGGAGGAAGGAGAAGCAGATCGAGAAGCCCGGACCGAGATAGAAATCCGGGCCCATCAAGGACAGACAAACCCCCGATGGGTGGGAACAACGCACCCACAAAGGGTGTCATATACACAATAGCGGGGGGATCGACTGCGGGAGATTCGGGTCGAACACGGAAAAGATGCGCCCGGACAGCCGGATTGGTGAGACAGAAAGAATTCGTGCTGAAGGTGGAGGGTGAAGAGGCCATCTCATTTAATAGCTCGGACAGATTGGAGGACGGCGGAGAGAACGACCCCATGGTCATCAAGCTTGACATCGCGAACTTCACCGTCCACAAAGTGCTGATAGACAGTGGGAGCTCGGCGgacatcattttcaaaaatatcgTGGACCGGATGGGGCTGGAGAATGCGAGGCTCGAGCCCGTGAAAACTCCCCTGGTCGGATTTGGAGGAAGCGAAGTGGCCTCGCTTGGGACGATAGAGCTGCCGGTGTCCATGGGCGAAGAGCCGAAGAGAAAAACGCTGATGGTCAAATTCCTAGTGGTTGATACCCCGTTCACGTACAATGTCATACTGGGTCGGCCGGGGTTAAATTCGTTCAGGGCGGTTATCTCCACATACCATATGAAGATGAAATTCCCCACTGAATATGGAATCGGGGAGGTATCATGCGACCAGAAGGAGGCTCGCAAATGCTACAACTTGTCGGTAAAGGGAGAGCCGAGGTCGAAGAAACAGAAGGTCAGGGAGGACGCGGAGCCCCGACCGTATGAAGCTGAACACCTGAAACCCAGCGAGGAATACAAGGCTATTCAGCTCGCCACAGAGGACCCCAGCAAGACGACCAGGATAGGTTCCAGCCTCAACGAAGGGGAGATGGCCATGATAGACTTTCTAAGAAAAAATGCGGATATGTTCGCGTGGAGTCCGTCGGATTTCACCGGGATCGACCCGGAGGTGATCGTACATCGGTTGAATGTAGACCCCACTGCTCGACCTGTGCAGCAGAGGAAGAGAAATTTCAGCAAGGAAAAGAACGATGCTATCCGGCAAGAGGTCGAGAAGCTGCTGAAAGCTGGATATATATCGGAAATCCAATACACAAACTGGCTCTCCAATGTAGTGCTCATCCCAAAATCTTCAGGAAAATGGCGGATGTGTGTGGATTTCACGGATCTGAACAAGGCGTGCCCTAAGGACCCGTACCCGCTGCCGCGGATCGATACCATGGTGGATTCGACCGCAGGGTTCGAACTCTTTTCGATGATGGATGCATATCAGGGATATCACCAGATCCAACTGGCAGAAGAGGATAGAGACAAAACCTCCTTCGTTACGGATAAGGGGATTTATTGCTACAACATGATGCCATTTGGACTGAAGAATGCGGGGGCAACCTACCAGCGATTGGTTAATAAGATGTTCGGGGACCTGCTCGGAAGAACCATGGAagtatatgttgatgacatgctgGTCAAGAGTAAGAGGTCGCAGGACCACATTGAAGACCTCTCTCAGGCATTCAGCATAATGAGGTCGCATGGAATGAAACTCAACCCGGACAAATGCACATTTGGAGTGACAGGTGGAAAATTTTTGGGGTATATGATCAGCGAAAGAGGGATAGAAGCGAATCCAGAAAAGATACAAGCCATCATGGGCCTGAGGTCGCCGAGTTCGATCAAAGATATGCAGAAGCTTACCggaaaaattgcatctttGGGCAGGTTCATATCGCGATCGGCAGATAGAAGCCTACCATTTTTCAAAGCCTTGAGGAAACCCAAGAGTTTCGCGTGGACTCAAGAATGCGAACAGGCTTTACAAGAACTGAAGGAGTACCTCACCAAACCCCCTTTGCTCGCAAATCCTAAAGAGGGTGAGACACTATTCTTGTATCTTGGAGTGTCCGAGAACGCGGTTAGCTCCGTACTGATAAGGGAAGAGGCTAACAATCAGAATCCAGTCTACTATGTCAGTAAAATGCTCCAAGGGGCTGAATTGCGGTACTCAGAGATGGAGAAGCTCGCTCTTGCGTTAGTCGTAACTGCCCGGAAACTGCGGCCATATTTCCAATCGCATAAAGTGATAGTGCTGACGAACCACCCCCTTAAGCATGTGATGTCACGACCAGAGGCCTCCGGAAGATTAATCAAATGGGCGGTCGAATTGGGGCAACATGATATCGAATACCAGCCCAGGACGGCCCAGAAGGCACAGGTGCTCGCGGACTTCATCACAGAATTGTCCAGCGATCCGAAGGAGCCCGACGCCCCCGACCATACCTGTTCGAAGTGGATGCTACATGTAGATGGATCTTCCAATGCGAACAACGGAGGAGCAGGCGTGTTGATCCAAGGACCCAAGGGAGTCGAGATAGAGGTCGCAGCCCGCCTATCATTCCCAGTGACAAATAACGAAGCGGAATACGAGGCGCTGGTGTTGGGATTGGAGCTAGCATACGAGGCAGGAGCTCGTGATCTAGAAGTTTTTACGGACTCACAGCTGATCGCTATGCAGATCGAAGGGGCATACGAGACGAGAGAGAGAACCATGACAAGGTATAAGGAGATGGTGCAGCAATTGATGGGAAAGTTTAACGGATGTACCGTTTCACAAGTTCCTCGAGCAGAAAATGACAAAGCGGATGCCCTGTCAAAATTTGGGGCAGCAATGGACGGAATTCGAGATCGCAAAATCACTGCCTTAGTTCGCGATCGATCGGCGCTAGCGAGCGGAACAGAAATTCAGGTCGTTTCGGAGGGCGAGTCGTGGATGACAGAGATTATACGATATCTGGGAGAAGGCATCCTGCCCAACGACCCACAAGCAGCAAAAAGGGTCAAGTTTCGCGCCACCCGATTCACGATGTTAGACGGTCAGCTCTACAAACGAACGGCGGATGGCCCACTCTTAAAATGcttggagggagagagagcCTTGTACGTGATGCGGGAAATACATGAAGGAAGCTGCGGTAATCATTCGGGAGCGAGATCGCTAGCACAGAAGGTGATGCGGCAAGGGTTTTTCTGGCCCACCTTGGTCGAAGATTCCAAGAACTTAGTGAGGAAATGTGAGAGTTGCCAGAAGTACGCTTCGTTGATACATCAGCCGGCAACACCGTTGGAACCGATCAAGATAGCATGCCCGTTCGACCAATGGGGAATCGACATCGTAGGTCCTTTTCCGCCCGCACAAGCccaaaagaaattcatcatCGTAGCGATCGAATATTTCTCCAAGTGGGTCGAAGCAGAAGCGGTAGCCAAAATCTCGGAGAAGGAAGTCATCAACTTCATTTGGaagaatattaaatgcaaATTTGGTATACCGCGGAAGTCATCAACTTCATTTGGAAGAATATTATATGCAGATTTG GGTAGGAAAATTACAGAATGGTGCAAGGAGTTGAAGATCGCGCAGCACTTCACAGCAGTCGCAAATCCTCAAGCGAACGGGCAGACCGAAGTGACGAACCGAACTATCTTGCAACATTTGAAGACTCGCCTCGAGAGCAAGGGGTCGTGGGTCGACGAACTGCCCGGGGTCTTGTGGGCTTACCGAACAACGCCGCGAACCGCCACGGGTGAAACCCCTTTCTGCCTGGTGTATGGAACCGAGGCCATCATTCCTGCCGAAATCGGGGAGGAATCGCAAAGAGTTATGCAGTATGAGCCCGAGACGAACCAAGCCGAACGAAGCTTCGACCTCACCGTCAtcgaagaaaaaagagaggcTGCATATGCCCGAATCCTGCATCACAAGGGCCTAATGATGAAGAGCCATGATCGTAAAATGCGACCCCGCCAGCTGCAGATAGGAGATCTCGTGCTGAAGAAGGTGGAGGCGTCAAAACATGTGGGAAAGCTGGAGCCACCCTGGGAAGGCCCTTACAAAGTGATTGAGATCAGAAAGAAGGGTACATACAGGTTGCAAGACATGCAAGGTCGCGATCTACCACGCCCATGGAACATACAAAACTTGAAGAAGTTCTACGCTTGA
- the LOC105172286 gene encoding inactive protein RESTRICTED TEV MOVEMENT 2, which yields MAMRPRGGGAGAPRRVARPGGVRPVYEDFKPMSEWQQDDESHILNIYLPGFMKEQIRVSTEDRNTIRVQGERLVAGNKWSRFREDFEVPENSEMNSVRAKYQGGVLNITIPKKKVGKAQETFPPKPNSSDTQKQPSPQKVPERVLPEVNTSQPTNEKSSEPKKPSDDPRTKQAQNADEKQINPQQGQDKAFPAVGTSQPTGDKTSEAQKQSTNHKKDHDHSGNQGRDKRNITPLRNTGLVVSQDDVKRESVEPKEKHIALERPEDVTRTVDKEGKESEERKELRGVETAKKNISEKVGAAGVPEKKADNKELPGAFTKEKYKKAVKGLAELNEERQLLVNMGVAMLVIVALTAYVTFQFASGKDN from the exons ATGGCAATGAGGCCGAGAGGTGGCGGTGCTGGTGCTCCTAGACGGGTGGCAAGACCAGGTGGTGTCCGGCCAGTCTATGAAGATTTCAAGCCCATGTCGGAATGGCAACAAGATGATGAATCTCATATTCTCAATATTTATCTTCCTG GCTTTATGAAGGAGCAAATCAGGGTTTCAACAGAAGACCGGAATACCATAAGGGTTCAAGGAGAACGCCTGGTTGCTGGCAACAAATGGAGCCGCTTCAGGGAAGACTTTGAAGTTCCGGAAAATAGTGAAATGAACTCGGTTCGTGCAAAGTACCAAGGTGGAGTTCTTAACATTACAAtcccaaaaaagaaagttgGCAAGGCTCAAGAGACTTTTCCTCCAAAGCCTAACAGCAGTGATACCCAAAAGCAACCCAGTCCTCAAAAGGTTCCTGAGAGAGTACTTCCTGAAGTTAATACCAGCCAACCGACAAATGAGAAAAGTTCAGAACCTAAAAAACCATCAGACGATCCAAGGACGAAACAGGCTCAGAATGCTGATGAAAAGCAAATCAACCCTCAGCAGGGCCAAGACAAGGCTTTTCCAGCAGTTGGTACTAGCCAACCAACAGGTGATAAAACATCAGAAGCTCAAAAACAATCCACCAATCATAAAAAAGATCATGATCACAGCGGAAATCAAGGAAGGGACAAAAGGAACATTACCCCATTGAGGAACACTGGACTTGTAGTTTCCCAGGATGATGTGAAGAGGGAAAGCGTTGAACctaaagaaaaacatattgCATTAGAGAGACCAGAGGATGTAACAAGGACGGTAGATAAGGAGGGAAAGGAATCAGAGGAGAGAAAAGAATTACGTGGAGTTGAGACTGCCAAGAAGAACATTTCGGAGAAAGTTGGAGCCGCTGGCGTCCCTGAAAAGAAAGCAGACAACAAAGAATTACCTGGAGCTTTCACAAAGGAGAAATATAAGAAAGCAGTGAAAGGGCTTGCTGAGCTTAATGAAGAAAGGCAACTGTTGGTGAATATGGGGGTGGCTATGCTTGTTATTGTAGCACTCACAGCTTATGTTACCTTCCAGTTTGCATCAGGAAAAGATAACTAG